Genomic DNA from Corylus avellana chromosome ca4, CavTom2PMs-1.0:
tatttttgttttgaatttcagaTATTTCTGCAATTGGAAAGAAAGTTCATGCATTCTTTTGATGGATTACTTGTGGTGAGAAACTTTTTTCTAAGAAAATGACGCTGCTTTCGGGAAAAATGACGTGTGGGGCAATACATTCATGGACATTTAGCGAGCTAGTGGGTGCATTTCTTGATCTTGGGATAGCGTTTCTATTGCTATGTGCATCAACTCTGGCTTATTTGGCCTcgaaatttttgggtttgtttggaTTGTGTCTACCGTGTCCTTGCAAGGGACATTTTGGGAGTTCTAGAAGTGGTCCCTGCTTGCAAAGAGCATTGGTGGATTGCCCGCGGGAGAAAACCTCTTCCGTTCAATTGTCGGTGAAGAGCACGTTCCCTTTCGATTTGACATTGGCTGACGACCCGAATTACCAATTTAATTTGGGGTGGGTGGATGGGAGAAATCGTAAGAACAAGCATGTTGAGAAGGAAGGTGAAGCGTCGAGTAGCTCGTATATGGAGAAGGCACAAGATTTTGTTGGGAGAAGTTTGGTGGGAAGCTACGAAGCTGGTTTTGAGTTCGGTATGGCGAACGCGCCAACCGTGAAGCAAGGAAGGTTTGATCTTAAGGGTAAAAGGGCTGCAGATCATAGGAAGAGACTTGGTCTTCGGCAGCGCCACAAACGGAGGGTTGTTGATTATGGGAAGTCTTCTACAGTTTCATCATATGATCCTTTATGCTTGGATGCAAAAGATGGTCGTTGGACTCCCTCCAGTGTTTATAAGATAGGGACTGAGATTACTGAAGAAGGCGGCTCAGTACCTGTTAATTCTGGAGGTGATGGCATTTCCCATGAGTGTTATGCTTTTAGTTCAGTTTTCAGTCCGTTTTGTTAGAGCacttcaatttttctcattttcttttagtttaagttttaaagCTCTGTCTTGAATCAAAAGTGCATGTGATAATCACCTTTGCTGTTAGAAAAGAGTACTATATTCTGAAAGTCATATGGTTTAGCAATGCATAtcgtattttgatcataacaaGTGGTATTTAATGGCTGCAGTGGAATAAGCATTAAGATCTCTATTTTGCAAACGATCCTAGTTTTAGTTAGTGAACTCAACTAACTACATGTGCTTCTACTCCATGCATGTTGATATTTTGAATGAGCATAGTTTTACTTCTCTCCCAGGCATAAGCCTTAAGCACTTCAAAAGTAATGTTTTGAATAGAAGGCTcctgcatgcttgcatattcaCTTACTTTTATTCTACACCATGCATGCTGATGTTGAATCTGATGTGgataattatttgattttagatGGCTGGGAAGCACTTGTGGACATTTCTTGGCAGGATAGAGTTTCATGTGGCATTGAATTGAATGAATCTTTTGATGAAGATAAATCTACAAAGAAGAAGGCATTACGTGTTGAAGAGTCCAGCTACAACACACAAAGGGAGCTAAGCTTTGATAGTAATAAGACACATACAGTTAGGGTCTTAGAACAAGCACTTGAAGAAGAGCATGCTACTCGTGCTGCTCTGTACCTTGaacttgagaaagagagatgtgCTGCTGCTAGTGCTGCAGATGAGGCCATGGCTATGATATTGCGGCTACAAGAGGAGAAGGCATTAATTGAAATGGAAGCTAAGCAATACCACAGGATGATAGAAGAAAAATCTACTTATGATGCCGAGGAAATGGACATTCTCAAAGAGATCTTACTGAggagagaaagggaaaaacattttttagagAAGGAAGTTGAAGCTTACAGGCAAATGATTTTTGGAACTGATCAATTGGATGCTGATATGGAGGCCATGCAAGAACCGGgaatttcttctttgttgtattCAAGTGAAGATCAGATGCTAATGCTACAGCATATTAGCAAATCCTTGAACGAGAAGGAAAGGTTGGAAAACACAAGTAGTTCTAGAGACTATGAGGTCCCATTGCAGAACCGTATTCTTGCTTTTGGGAAAGAACTGCCATACCCGGAATTGGACGACGATGCTGATTTTTCAAAGAAAGGAGACATTCGTAGGCATCCAAGCATTGACAAGCAGCCTAATTCTTTAAGTCGTGATGAGTTTCGAGAGGAGGGAATGGTATCCATGGATGAGAATCCAGTTACTCAACATAGAGAATTGCATACAATAGAGGCATGCTCACAATTAACTCAGTCAAGTACTGAGGAAGGATTTAATTTGCATGCGGGAAACATTAAACCAGTTAGGGAAGGACATGAGCAAAGTGATAATATGAGTCTATCCCAAAGGTTGGCAACAAAGACGGTTGAATCTTGTAATGAAGATAAGATTAATATTGCATATACAAATCAGGAAGAGAAAGTTACATATAGCTCATTTGGTGACACAGAGCCTTGTGTTCATGATGTCCATGTCATTGATGACGAATCTCATATGTCTAGGGAAGACAGTATAAAGAAGAGTGAACAGCTTTCAAGGAATGCTTCCTTAAACCTTTGTAGAAAAGGTGATAGTCCAACCTTAAGCAGGCCAGATATAACTAGTGGACTGCCTCCAAAGGTTCCATCCCGTAGCAAACCTCCGGTTTCTGATTTACGGCGAAAGTCAATGTCTGCGATAGATTTTCGTAGAAATTCAATGTCTGCAATTGATTTTCGTAGAAATTCAATGTCTCCAATTGATAATGAAAGGTTAAAAATTGATAACGAAGTTGAGTGGCTTCAAGAAAGACTAAGGATCGTGcaaggagaaagagagaagctcAACTTCTCTTCGGGGAACAAGGAAAGGGAAAAAGTTCAGTTGCAACTTCTGGAGGATATAGCGGGTCAGCTTCAAGAGATTCGCCAGTTAACAGAGCCTGGAAAAGCGGTACGGCAGGCCTCTTTGCCCCCTCCATCTTCTAAGGTATGGTGTTAAAATTTCATGGTTACATACTTATTATATACTTGAAGTAGCAATACATATGTATCCCCTTGACATCGTATTCTTCTATCGGTAGATATAGGATCTTATACCTTCTTGGATCGCTAATATACAATGTCTATGTGCTAATATACCAAGTTGTAGCTCATTTGGGAGATTTCATCATCAAGTCTCCTTAGAGTTTCAAATTATTAGCCAACTAGTGATGATTGTCTAAACTTCAAAGCCATATATTTCCTTACATATTGTTTGAAATCATTTGTTGATATTAAATTTCTTAGAGCAACTCTTTTATTCATCAATTGGACTTTTTATTCTGTAAAGAATTTATGGAGTTCCACAAGAAGCATTTAGTAAGTGATTGCTCCCTAAATAATGGCTGTTGATATCTAAAGCTTATCTGTATTCAGGTTATGTCAAAGAAAAGATGTTGGCGCAGTGCATCTTTAGGAGTACGTTGAAGGACTTATGTAAGGTATCTCACACCTAGATGATGGATCTGGTTATGTTGCATTTAGGAAATCAGAGCTCCAGTTAACTGAACCCctcccctcccaaaaaaaaaaaaaaaaagaagggatatTTTCAGAGACCTCCAATACTTTCCTTTTCAGTTTATTAAATATGCTTCTTAAGTCTGTAGGAGTGGCAACTTACCCACTCTCTTAACTTACCactttaaattaaatgaaaatagtTGCATGCGTGATGCGTCTTAATCAACTATTTTAGTGACTTTTCTATTAATGTCGTTTCTACCCCATTTGCCTCCATGTAAcatatgagattatttttatcaatttttctaGCAGTTGCTTGCCCGGGGAGGTGTtgttttttgaaactttaggatGTTAACCATACAACACTAGAGTTGAGGTGGTAAAATGAAATAACTTGAAGTTCATTAGGGTTTTCTATAACTAAGCCTTAAtctatagaaaaaaaaaaaagaaaaaaaaaatacttaaatgTATGTAACTTTCTTGGTGTTTTTGGATACTTGGACTTCTTATTAGTTATCTGCATACATTTCACTTGACATGTAAAATTATGCAGCTATCTAAACTGTGATGTTGGTTCCTTTATGTGAAAAGATTAATAATCAAACCCTTCAAAAGCATGTAATTGATGTTTTTTCTATCATAGGCATGTATGAAGCTGCATGCTGGATAATTTGCCACGGATAACAGGATCATGGTGATAATTGGATATGATCTATAAAGTTTTACTTGTAGGTGTAGAAACCCAATTTTGACCACTTTCTATTCTTTATAGGTGCCAGTTCTGAATAGAATTTTGGTGATTGTATTACAATTAGTTCTTTCTCACGAGTTTTGGTTTCCCTATTTGGATAATTGTTGTAATAAAGATGAAGTGTTATCACCTATCTCTGTTGGTaattgttttaggaaaaaatacattttatcccTCGAAgttgtatctttttttttttttctcaaatgtttAAAAGTTTACAATTTACCTTAAACAagttttcaatattttcaatGTAACCCATATGCAATTTTCGTCTTCTCCAATATAAAATGGTCCGCGTGTGCCACACGTGTTTTTAGGTGTGAACATCCCCAAAATGTCCCATGTCCAATTGTTGAATTTCCAAAATgctccccattttttttaaaaaaaggccacccccatggcccatttgggggtggctcggccattTAATTGGCCCCtcggggtggtcgaaccactccCATTTCTGTTAGATGGGGTGGTTAGGCCACCTCGAGGGCTTGGCCAGATAGGCGTGGCTTAACTACCTCCAAAtgcttttttctcttttcagattatttttttcaagaaaaatggggGCATTTAGGACTTCTCAACATCTAAAAACCCACAAATCCACGTGCAATGTAGGTGGGCCTTTTTCCGccaaagaagatgaaaattatCAACGGAgtgattaaattaaaaatttcagaaacttgGTTGGGGTACTTTGCcaattttttgaacattagagtaaaaaatataatttttttttaaaaaaaaagttgtacaACTTGGGggtgtaaaatgtattttttccattgttttatttctattaGTGTGATATGTTGGAATCTGCTGGCGGGTGAATGTATCACCCACGTATTTGCAATTAGGAAATGGATACTTGAGAATGTttaataacatttatctttttcaaaacaAGTTTTACAACTTTATCATTGTGTGATGTTAAAAGTTTAATCATCTCAAaagaattacttttttttttgaatcaatgGTCCTATCATGACCTTTAGAAGTACATCCTTAAAATGCATGTCACTGAATAACCAACATTAATAAAAGTTTTCACATGCAGTCAATTATTTAAAAGATGAATGTTATACTTATTCAtatttctttacacaattttttcacaccCAAGATGGCTTGTAAAACCACCAATGGATCATTGGTGGTTTTAAAGATTGTATAAAGAAGTGAGAGTACGTGTAgcattattctatttaaaatatgttCGGTACTTTGTGCATGATATAGTAAACAATATGTGACATCCTTTAAAGGAGAGCCAATATGAAAATTATGTGAGCCAAGAAGCTTGAAAGtgacgattttttatttttaaatccaGAAAGTGgatattttgaaaaacaaatttaatatgGATCTGCTTTGAAATAAGCTTATCTTATTTCAACATGTTTATTTGACTAGTCTCGCATTGCAAATCATATATCTCGCTTTAAAGAAGAAACATTAACTTCATTAGCATCAAGTGTGgaggatttaaaatgaatttattagAGTTCCACTATTAGAGATTTACAAAGGTGTTTTTCATGTTGAACTCTTGGAGATTTAAAAGGATGTTCTTTGGGATGTGAAGTTTCGGCATTCCAATTCAATGGTGTGTTACTTTTTGGAATGTCAAATTCATTATTATGAATTGATAGTCTTTTAACTTTGCAATGATTTAAGGTTGATAAACAACAAAATGAGCTGTCATGGGATAGAAAAAATTATGGAATACAAGCAACTGCAACATTATTTTACAAACTCtattggattatatatatatatatatattcatattcttGCCTATGTGACCTCTTGAAAatggagagaaaataaagaaataaagagagaaaatattaaagaaatgatCTTTCGCTATTCAACGTAGCACCAAATGCATTTTAGTTAGCTTCCTGCTAATCTAAAATGGACAATATTAACTAAATTTAACTAATACGAGCCATTTTACCTGGTCTACTAAGATGGTCTTACAAACTTATGTCAAAATTATAACTGAAATTACATGTTTAATCCTTAAAAAGTGCAACCAATTGACAAGGATATACCCTAGTCGATGTATTACCACAAATAGAACCTACTTATATGACCTACCACCTCGGTCTATTATACACATGTTGTCCAAATATAACCACATACTTCATATATTTTTGAAGGAAGACCATTGAGAATTgactataaaatatatatatgagggaTCCTAAAATAAGGAAGGTATAATGTGAGGGTGGGACTAATTTTGAAGTGTTGAAAATGCCTCTATCAAACTCCCATGGAGCTATTGTTACGGCACCCATATCTCACCACCCAAGctctttaattaaaataattattataagagatttttcttcattaaaaattatgaagaaatatttattattttgtaattgtttttagTGCACCTAAACAAAATCCCGTTATATTTGGTTCTTATCCCTTTGAGATTACGCCGTTTCAAACGGGGAAGTCAATTGGATTGGGCACGTTTTACTGATCCACACGTTACCTTTTTCAATTTTCACCCACTTCCATTACTATACCTGTAATcacataaatattattattattattattattattattatgtttttccTTTATAGGTGTTGATTATTAATTAAGGGCTGTTGAAGTCCAGAACTACCCTTCAGCATCTAGGCATGTACCACAACTTAATGGGGTCAACTTTGTCTTTTCAGTAGTAGCTCTGTATATTAGGGTTACTTTTTCTTCTCCACCATTTGATaccctccaaaaaaaataaaaaagagaaatatataataataactaaaatagagGGTTTTAGCCTTAAGCTTCTTCCTTAATGTATTTCATTTTGCATGCTCATATCTCTCACTGTTGGTAAGTTCCTTAAtgtatttcatttttaatgTAAATACTGTTGTTGTCTGTCGTTTTCTTCATCTGGGTTTGTTTGTTATATTCTTAtaagtattatttattttatacatatattatattttcacatataaaataaagaacAGTGCTTTGTTCCATAGTTCCTTTTGTGGGtaatctttattttcttcttattatttgttatttgtttttctttggctTCCATGAAAGAGGGAAGGCACTGCCGATTTGAAAATTCAGGGTGCAGGGGGTCCCCTTTAGGCAAAGGTCAGAGTGTTGAAGTGAAGGGGGACTTTTTGATTGATGGACACTTCCCCCACAAACCCCAACTCATGGTAATGGTATCTTCCGAATCTTTTTAGCCTGAAACAGTGTCAGATAATGgggaaagaggaagaagaggaaaaatagTTGGACTTTGATACGAGATGAGATATATTTAATTACATATATATGCGTGTGTACAACTGTTCAGTACCTATTAGATATCATAATATCTTTCGAATGTCAGGCAGAGTCATAGCCTGTATAAGCCTGTTACATAGGCCTGCAAACTATGgcacagagagggagagacagagacagaggaagaacttttttatatttgggtCTTTATTACCGTAGCGGCATATAGCCTAAAAGGGTGTCTTCTTTTTAGCCTCCGGTTAACATAAAGGCCTTAGCTTTGATGGATTCTTTCTGTAACATCCTTGGTAATCAGAAGGAATTCATGGCTATGACAGCTATGCTGTACCATTGGCTTTTCTTGGGCTTTGAATCTTTCTCTCGGCACTGGGAGTTATATTTTATCAGCTGGGGTTGTTGTGGCTCTCATCAAGATGGTCTGCCTTGTTGTTTCCGTTCTCAGTTGCAATCAGCATGGTGatttaaatggtttttttttttttttccttctttatatCCTCCCACTCCCTTATCTTCATGGGCTTGTCTTTTTCTATTCCCT
This window encodes:
- the LOC132179071 gene encoding myosin-binding protein 7-like yields the protein MTLLSGKMTCGAIHSWTFSELVGAFLDLGIAFLLLCASTLAYLASKFLGLFGLCLPCPCKGHFGSSRSGPCLQRALVDCPREKTSSVQLSVKSTFPFDLTLADDPNYQFNLGWVDGRNRKNKHVEKEGEASSSSYMEKAQDFVGRSLVGSYEAGFEFGMANAPTVKQGRFDLKGKRAADHRKRLGLRQRHKRRVVDYGKSSTVSSYDPLCLDAKDGRWTPSSVYKIGTEITEEGGSVPVNSGDGWEALVDISWQDRVSCGIELNESFDEDKSTKKKALRVEESSYNTQRELSFDSNKTHTVRVLEQALEEEHATRAALYLELEKERCAAASAADEAMAMILRLQEEKALIEMEAKQYHRMIEEKSTYDAEEMDILKEILLRREREKHFLEKEVEAYRQMIFGTDQLDADMEAMQEPGISSLLYSSEDQMLMLQHISKSLNEKERLENTSSSRDYEVPLQNRILAFGKELPYPELDDDADFSKKGDIRRHPSIDKQPNSLSRDEFREEGMVSMDENPVTQHRELHTIEACSQLTQSSTEEGFNLHAGNIKPVREGHEQSDNMSLSQRLATKTVESCNEDKINIAYTNQEEKVTYSSFGDTEPCVHDVHVIDDESHMSREDSIKKSEQLSRNASLNLCRKGDSPTLSRPDITSGLPPKVPSRSKPPVSDLRRKSMSAIDFRRNSMSAIDFRRNSMSPIDNERLKIDNEVEWLQERLRIVQGEREKLNFSSGNKEREKVQLQLLEDIAGQLQEIRQLTEPGKAVRQASLPPPSSKVMSKKRCWRSASLGVR